The following coding sequences are from one Paenibacillus tundrae window:
- the yidD gene encoding membrane protein insertion efficiency factor YidD, whose product MKISRRIMQAPIRVYRNYISPLKPPSCRFYPTCSAYAMEAIEVHGAFKGSLLAAKRIAKCHPFHPGGVDLVPPKTEKSMVISE is encoded by the coding sequence ATGAAAATATCTCGTCGAATTATGCAAGCTCCTATACGGGTCTATCGTAATTATATTTCTCCCCTGAAGCCCCCGAGCTGCCGCTTCTATCCAACGTGCTCAGCATACGCAATGGAAGCGATTGAAGTGCACGGGGCGTTCAAAGGCTCATTGCTCGCTGCGAAACGGATCGCTAAATGCCATCCTTTTCACCCAGGAGGAGTCGACTTAGTGCCACCTAAGACTGAGAAATCGATGGTGATTTCGGAGTAA
- a CDS encoding Fur family transcriptional regulator, whose protein sequence is MLSTEQIINTMSSQGLRITDQRKTLARLFAESPGYLTPKDVYEYMGKTYSGLSFDTVYRNLRVMQELGVLEQVVFEDGVKFRASCSEDHHHHHMICLKCQKTYPIVFCPMQLADAPEQFQVVDHKFEVFGYCKDCAEHAPAKVASGHQHSHGKH, encoded by the coding sequence ATGCTGTCAACAGAACAGATTATTAATACGATGTCCTCGCAGGGACTTCGCATAACGGATCAGCGGAAGACGTTGGCTCGTTTGTTTGCGGAATCTCCAGGGTATTTAACGCCTAAGGATGTTTATGAATATATGGGGAAAACTTATAGTGGACTGAGCTTTGATACGGTGTATCGTAATCTTCGTGTCATGCAGGAGTTAGGCGTATTGGAGCAGGTCGTATTTGAAGATGGTGTGAAGTTTAGAGCTTCTTGTAGTGAGGATCACCACCACCACCACATGATCTGTCTGAAATGTCAGAAGACATATCCGATCGTGTTCTGCCCAATGCAACTCGCAGATGCGCCCGAACAATTTCAGGTCGTGGATCATAAATTTGAAGTATTCGGATATTGCAAAGACTGCGCTGAACATGCACCAGCCAAAGTTGCATCAGGACATCAACATTCCCACGGGAAACATTAA
- a CDS encoding copper amine oxidase N-terminal domain-containing protein yields MNLKKNLSILTALAVFQAFAVLPASAQSTDQSETTPVNKATVKSVEVLKKEQTISESDVKSGADTQPTQNDANEEVNPGTTEPPATEVTPVEPVTETETPEAEEGETPAPTPVEVEQPATGNQVSSGTTGGDLTLYMNSNKMMQDGKTYLAGQPMAVKNGVSYVAIRALVDRVGYDVKYDNTTKETIIISGEDELRFKTNSTIYTVNGESRSMKGPAYQEKNTFMVPLTSITQALNITYTVNQSAKTVVLNLNTKPAASFTVQKEIFAGDVVTYTTKSSSPKGLAIVDERWTGRQDIFDQPGTYTVTYAVQDSSGQWSDPYSLTIKVEKPNLPPVAMFTTDKEEYKMGEKITYIDQSTDDENAITKTVWDNNALAFFVPGPKTVTITVTDKHGASDSYTKTINITGETLYSLSDFNQLFTPVGDKFTFNGGEVPAMEKVPYTYTDEPSLLIRSNSPETVNTEGIVYQESSFGQTRFMIHHVNNTGKRVKMYVIATNNNPYTAVFEQQNMGFAGPTPFATVAGKLSIDKWFKSIQTGVDTKKMYILPGESKLILTELNAIPMKEGQVISLYSDTFSDYTLDYNVIMIEENKDPFEALATLPVLDRDGVHNRGTYPNATRVITYDQEVGSKPARLPLGDNSSDPNLEGTDPMAHTIASNAGNFGVLYKITLNNVAPRTLISFNPRGGKYSGVALVNGQVVQLASDSRSLSAPNEQGVLHRTGSFGESVTIIFSAAPGSNLPVNLLFTPLPQEK; encoded by the coding sequence ATGAATCTGAAAAAGAACTTGTCCATACTTACCGCTTTAGCTGTTTTTCAAGCGTTTGCAGTACTTCCAGCTAGCGCACAATCAACCGACCAAAGCGAAACTACACCCGTAAATAAAGCCACAGTTAAATCCGTGGAGGTATTGAAAAAAGAACAAACGATTTCCGAATCGGATGTGAAATCCGGGGCAGATACACAACCAACGCAGAATGATGCAAACGAAGAAGTAAATCCTGGAACAACAGAACCTCCAGCGACGGAAGTGACTCCTGTTGAGCCGGTAACGGAAACGGAAACACCAGAAGCTGAAGAGGGAGAAACGCCTGCACCTACACCGGTAGAAGTTGAACAGCCAGCCACTGGCAATCAAGTGAGTTCCGGTACTACAGGTGGTGACCTGACGCTGTACATGAACAGCAACAAAATGATGCAAGATGGCAAGACGTACCTTGCTGGACAACCGATGGCTGTCAAAAATGGTGTATCTTATGTTGCAATCCGTGCTCTGGTAGATCGGGTTGGATATGACGTGAAATACGATAATACAACGAAAGAAACCATTATTATTAGTGGTGAAGATGAACTTCGTTTTAAGACTAACAGCACGATCTATACCGTAAATGGTGAATCAAGATCCATGAAGGGTCCTGCTTATCAAGAGAAAAATACGTTTATGGTGCCTTTGACTTCCATTACACAGGCGCTCAACATTACTTATACAGTAAATCAATCTGCAAAGACTGTTGTATTGAACCTAAATACAAAGCCAGCAGCTAGCTTCACTGTTCAAAAAGAAATTTTTGCTGGCGATGTAGTGACATATACAACGAAATCCAGTTCTCCCAAAGGCCTTGCCATTGTGGATGAGCGCTGGACAGGCCGTCAAGATATATTTGACCAACCAGGTACATACACGGTAACCTATGCGGTCCAAGATTCAAGCGGTCAATGGAGTGATCCATACTCGCTGACGATCAAGGTGGAGAAACCAAACCTTCCGCCAGTAGCGATGTTTACAACAGATAAAGAAGAGTACAAAATGGGTGAAAAAATCACCTATATTGACCAAAGCACGGATGACGAAAATGCAATTACCAAAACGGTATGGGACAATAATGCCCTTGCATTCTTTGTACCGGGACCAAAGACTGTAACGATTACCGTTACGGATAAACATGGTGCAAGCGATAGCTACACCAAAACGATTAATATTACGGGCGAAACGCTTTACAGCTTGTCCGATTTCAATCAGTTGTTCACGCCGGTAGGTGACAAGTTTACCTTCAACGGTGGCGAAGTGCCTGCGATGGAGAAAGTTCCTTATACGTACACGGATGAGCCAAGTTTGTTGATTCGTAGTAATAGCCCTGAAACCGTAAATACGGAAGGAATTGTATACCAGGAATCTTCATTCGGTCAGACACGTTTCATGATTCACCATGTAAACAACACAGGTAAACGAGTGAAAATGTACGTTATCGCAACAAATAACAACCCGTACACAGCTGTATTCGAACAGCAAAATATGGGCTTTGCCGGACCTACACCGTTTGCTACCGTAGCTGGTAAATTGTCCATTGATAAATGGTTCAAGTCAATTCAAACTGGAGTCGATACGAAGAAAATGTATATTCTCCCTGGCGAAAGCAAGCTGATCTTGACTGAGCTTAATGCTATTCCAATGAAAGAAGGGCAAGTTATCTCCCTTTATTCGGATACTTTCAGCGATTATACACTCGATTATAACGTCATCATGATTGAAGAAAATAAAGATCCTTTTGAAGCTTTAGCGACGCTGCCAGTTCTGGATCGTGACGGGGTTCATAACCGTGGAACGTATCCTAACGCAACTCGTGTAATTACGTACGATCAGGAAGTAGGTTCGAAGCCTGCACGTCTTCCGCTCGGAGACAACTCAAGTGATCCAAACTTGGAAGGAACAGACCCAATGGCTCACACAATAGCGTCCAACGCAGGTAACTTCGGTGTTCTTTACAAAATTACGCTCAATAACGTGGCTCCACGTACACTGATTTCATTTAACCCTCGTGGAGGTAAATACTCAGGTGTGGCGCTTGTTAATGGTCAAGTTGTACAACTGGCAAGTGACAGCAGATCTCTAAGTGCACCAAACGAGCAAGGTGTTCTCCATCGTACAGGTTCTTTCGGTGAGAGTGTAACAATTATCTTCTCGGCTGCACCAGGAAGTAACCTTCCTGTAAATCTTCTGTTCACACCACTTCCGCAAGAGAAGTAG
- the pflA gene encoding pyruvate formate-lyase-activating protein translates to MVKGHIHSLETFGTVDGPGIRFVLFMQGCLLKCQYCHNPDTWALDGGKETTVEEVLAEIEPYLSYYRSSGGGLTVSGGEPTLQAHFVAQVFKEVKRRWGLHTTLDSNGFNEPERIHELLDNTDLVLLDLKHIDNEKHMKLTGKSNERTLKTAQWLSEQGRKMWIRHVYVPGIHNDEEDLLNLGRFIGTLNGVEKFEILPYHQMGIYKWEALGKVYPLEGVPSPSEEEVERAYRLIQQGREETSGAACSSQ, encoded by the coding sequence ATGGTTAAAGGACATATTCATTCACTCGAAACTTTCGGGACGGTTGACGGCCCAGGCATCCGCTTCGTGCTCTTTATGCAAGGATGTCTACTCAAGTGTCAGTATTGCCACAATCCCGATACGTGGGCACTGGACGGAGGCAAGGAAACAACTGTAGAGGAGGTATTGGCGGAGATCGAGCCTTACCTTTCCTACTATCGTAGTTCAGGCGGGGGACTCACCGTATCCGGTGGGGAACCAACGCTCCAAGCTCATTTTGTAGCCCAAGTGTTCAAGGAAGTCAAACGCCGCTGGGGACTTCACACCACGCTAGATAGTAATGGATTCAACGAACCTGAGCGTATACATGAACTACTGGATAACACAGACTTAGTGTTGCTCGACCTGAAGCATATCGATAATGAGAAACATATGAAGTTGACTGGAAAATCCAATGAACGAACGCTGAAGACAGCTCAGTGGTTGTCTGAGCAAGGACGCAAAATGTGGATACGCCACGTATATGTGCCTGGCATTCACAATGATGAAGAGGACTTACTTAACCTCGGAAGATTTATTGGTACATTAAATGGGGTTGAGAAGTTCGAAATTCTTCCCTATCACCAGATGGGGATCTACAAATGGGAAGCGCTTGGCAAGGTGTACCCGCTTGAAGGTGTCCCTTCTCCGAGTGAAGAAGAGGTTGAGCGTGCTTATCGATTGATCCAGCAAGGGAGAGAGGAAACATCAGGGGCAGCTTGTTCGAGCCAATGA
- the pflB gene encoding formate C-acetyltransferase encodes MSVIEKDVKQQTGWRNFTKGTWTKTVNVNDFLEHNLSPYYGDEAFLEGATQNTKELWDIVSDLTKKERDNGGVLDVDVNTPATITSHQPGYLDQSKEQIVGVQTDAPFKRSIQPFGGIRMMIDACEAYGFEMPQGVIDIFTNIRKTHNQGVFDAYTSDMRAARKAGIITGLPDAYGRGRIIGDYRRVALYGVDFLIRNKKGELNALEVDVIDEDVIRLREELSEQIRALQELKQLGEMHGFDISLPATTAKEAFQWLYFGYLAAIKEQNGAAMSLGRVSSFLDIYIERDLQEGILTEEQAQELVDHFVMKLRIVKFLRTPDYNELFSGDPTWVTESIGGMSVNGETRVTKNSFRFLHTLHNLGPAPEPNLTVLWSTKLPEAFKEYCSKVSIETSSIQYENDDLMRPIYGDDYGIACCVSAMKIGKQMQFFGARANLAKALLYAINGGRDEKSGAQVGPEYPAITSEVLDYNEVMKRFKPMMEWLAKLYMNTLNVIHYMHDKYSYERIEMALHDRDIVRTMACGIAGLSVAADSLSAIKYAKVKPIRNEQGIAVDFEIEGEFPCYGNNEDSVDSIAVELVESFMGMIRKHKAYRNAVPTQSVLTITSNVVYGKKTGTTPDGRKAGEPFAPGANPMHGRDKKGALASLGSVAKLPYEHSLDGISNTFSIVPKALGKEESTRKSNLTAMMDGYFGQNAHHLNVNVFDRQQLMDAMEHPENYPQLTVRVSGYAVNFIKLTREQQLDVINRTFHGSM; translated from the coding sequence ATGTCGGTGATCGAAAAAGATGTCAAACAACAAACAGGCTGGAGAAACTTTACCAAAGGAACTTGGACTAAAACCGTTAATGTGAATGACTTTTTGGAACACAATTTGTCTCCTTATTATGGAGATGAAGCATTTCTCGAAGGTGCAACCCAGAATACAAAAGAATTGTGGGATATCGTATCTGATCTGACCAAAAAAGAACGGGATAACGGTGGTGTCCTTGACGTAGACGTAAATACGCCTGCGACAATTACTTCTCACCAACCTGGTTATCTGGATCAATCCAAAGAACAAATTGTCGGCGTTCAGACCGATGCTCCATTCAAACGTTCCATTCAGCCATTCGGCGGAATTCGCATGATGATTGATGCATGTGAAGCATATGGCTTCGAAATGCCTCAAGGCGTCATTGATATATTCACAAACATTCGTAAAACACATAACCAAGGTGTATTCGACGCTTATACTTCTGATATGCGTGCAGCGCGTAAAGCAGGGATCATTACAGGATTACCAGATGCTTATGGTCGTGGCCGGATCATCGGGGACTACCGCCGGGTAGCATTGTATGGGGTGGACTTCCTGATTCGTAACAAAAAAGGCGAATTGAACGCCTTGGAAGTAGATGTTATTGATGAAGATGTTATCCGTCTGCGCGAAGAGTTGTCTGAACAGATTCGTGCTCTACAAGAACTGAAACAATTGGGCGAAATGCACGGTTTCGATATTTCCTTACCAGCAACAACAGCAAAAGAAGCGTTCCAATGGTTGTATTTCGGTTACCTCGCAGCGATCAAAGAGCAGAATGGTGCTGCAATGTCACTGGGACGTGTATCATCCTTCCTGGATATCTACATTGAACGTGATCTACAAGAAGGTATTCTGACGGAAGAACAGGCTCAAGAGCTGGTTGACCATTTTGTTATGAAGCTGCGGATCGTGAAATTCTTGCGTACGCCGGACTATAACGAACTATTCAGTGGAGACCCAACTTGGGTGACTGAGTCCATCGGCGGTATGTCTGTAAATGGAGAGACACGTGTAACCAAAAACAGCTTCCGTTTCCTGCACACGCTGCATAACCTGGGACCTGCACCGGAACCAAACTTGACTGTACTATGGTCTACTAAATTGCCGGAAGCATTCAAAGAATATTGCAGTAAAGTATCTATCGAAACGAGCTCGATCCAATATGAGAATGACGATCTGATGCGTCCGATCTATGGCGATGACTACGGTATTGCCTGCTGCGTATCTGCAATGAAGATCGGGAAACAAATGCAATTCTTCGGCGCACGTGCGAACCTTGCAAAAGCTCTCTTGTATGCAATCAACGGTGGCCGTGACGAGAAGTCCGGAGCACAAGTAGGGCCTGAATACCCTGCCATTACAAGCGAAGTGCTGGATTACAATGAAGTAATGAAACGCTTCAAACCGATGATGGAATGGCTGGCGAAACTGTACATGAACACCCTTAACGTCATCCATTACATGCACGATAAATATAGCTACGAGCGGATTGAAATGGCATTGCATGACCGTGACATTGTTCGCACGATGGCTTGTGGTATTGCAGGTCTCTCCGTTGCAGCAGATTCACTCAGTGCAATCAAATATGCCAAAGTAAAACCGATTCGTAACGAACAAGGCATTGCCGTTGATTTTGAAATTGAAGGAGAATTCCCTTGTTACGGTAACAATGAAGACAGCGTAGATAGCATTGCCGTTGAACTGGTTGAGAGCTTCATGGGCATGATTCGTAAGCACAAAGCATACCGTAACGCGGTACCAACGCAATCCGTACTGACCATCACTTCCAACGTAGTTTACGGTAAGAAAACAGGAACTACACCAGATGGCCGTAAAGCAGGCGAACCATTTGCACCAGGTGCAAACCCAATGCATGGACGTGATAAAAAAGGTGCACTGGCATCCCTTGGCTCTGTAGCCAAATTGCCTTACGAACACAGCCTTGACGGTATCTCCAATACCTTCTCCATTGTGCCAAAAGCACTGGGTAAAGAGGAGAGTACACGTAAATCTAATCTGACTGCGATGATGGACGGATACTTTGGTCAAAATGCACATCACTTAAACGTCAACGTGTTTGATCGTCAGCAATTAATGGATGCGATGGAGCACCCGGAAAATTATCCACAGCTTACTGTACGGGTATCCGGATATGCGGTTAACTTCATCAAGCTGACTCGTGAACAACAACTCGATGTCATTAACCGTACGTTCCATGGCTCCATGTAA
- the adhE gene encoding bifunctional acetaldehyde-CoA/alcohol dehydrogenase codes for MAVKNEVAPAKEPTAGQYIQTLIDKANKAHAAFMSMDQQQIDRIVQAMALAGLDKHMMLAKMAVEETGRGVYEDKITKNIFATEYVYHSIKYDKTVGVIEDNEYENFQKIAEPVGIIMGITPVTNPTSTTMFKALISIKTRNPIIFGFHPSAQNCSREAARILLEAAVKHGAPADCIQWIDDPSMDRTNALMNHNDVALILATGGSGMVRAAYSCGKPALGVGPGNVPCFIEKTADINQAVTDLILSKSFDNGMICASEQAVIIEEPIFDQVKKKMIANGCYFVNKDEAAKLTAGAINVEKCAVNPAIVGQSAVAIAQMCGIEVPASTKILVAEIEGVGVKFPLSAEKLSPVLACYKVKTAAEGIERAAEVVAFGGMGHSSVIHSNNEEVVNKFADRLQTGRIIVNSPSTHGAIGDIYNTNMPSLTLGCGSYGRNSTSSNVTAVNLINVKRVARRTVNMQWFKVPNKVYFEKGATQYLAKMPDITRVAIITDAMMVKLGYVEKVEHYLRQRQMPVAIEVFSDVEPDPSTTTVDRGTEMMRRFQPDCIIALGGGSPMDAAKAMWLFYEYPDTDFNDLKQKFMDIRKRIYKYPRLGVKAKFVAIPTTSGTGSEVTSFAVITDKNLGNTKYPLADYELTPDVAIVDPEFVYSLPRTAVADTGMDVLTHAIEAYVSVMANDYTDGLAIKAIQLVFQYLEQSALQGDKLAREKMHNASTIAGMAFANAFLGINHSLAHKWGGQYHTAHGRTNAILMPHVIRYNAKKPTKFASFPKYSHFVADERYAEIARILGLPARTTEEGVNSLINAIRKMNKTLGIEESFQEIGFDAKDFEAHVDYLADRAFEDQCTTANPKLPLVTELADVYRNAFYGKFE; via the coding sequence ATGGCTGTAAAGAACGAGGTCGCCCCAGCAAAAGAACCGACAGCAGGTCAGTATATTCAAACGTTAATTGACAAAGCGAATAAAGCACACGCAGCATTCATGTCCATGGATCAACAGCAGATCGATCGAATTGTGCAAGCAATGGCGCTTGCAGGTCTGGATAAACACATGATGCTCGCCAAGATGGCTGTGGAAGAAACCGGCCGCGGTGTGTACGAAGATAAAATCACTAAAAATATATTTGCTACAGAATATGTGTACCATAGCATCAAATATGACAAAACGGTTGGCGTTATTGAAGATAACGAATATGAGAACTTCCAGAAAATTGCCGAGCCGGTTGGCATCATCATGGGAATTACCCCGGTTACCAACCCAACATCAACCACGATGTTTAAGGCACTGATCTCTATTAAGACTCGTAACCCGATTATCTTCGGTTTCCACCCATCTGCACAGAACTGTAGCCGCGAAGCAGCCAGAATCTTGCTTGAAGCCGCAGTGAAGCATGGTGCTCCAGCCGACTGTATTCAGTGGATTGATGATCCATCCATGGATCGCACCAATGCCCTGATGAACCACAACGATGTGGCACTCATTCTGGCGACAGGTGGATCAGGCATGGTGCGAGCGGCATATAGCTGTGGTAAACCAGCACTGGGCGTAGGGCCAGGTAACGTACCTTGCTTCATTGAGAAAACGGCGGATATCAATCAGGCAGTGACGGATCTGATTTTGTCCAAATCATTTGATAATGGAATGATTTGTGCTTCCGAGCAAGCGGTTATTATTGAAGAGCCTATCTTCGACCAAGTCAAAAAGAAAATGATTGCCAATGGATGTTACTTCGTTAACAAGGATGAAGCAGCTAAGCTGACAGCTGGCGCTATCAATGTTGAGAAGTGTGCCGTGAACCCAGCGATTGTAGGTCAATCTGCAGTAGCAATTGCTCAAATGTGCGGTATTGAAGTTCCAGCAAGCACCAAAATCTTGGTTGCCGAAATCGAAGGTGTTGGCGTCAAATTCCCATTGTCTGCGGAAAAATTAAGCCCGGTACTAGCTTGTTACAAAGTCAAAACGGCAGCAGAAGGGATTGAACGTGCAGCAGAAGTCGTTGCCTTTGGCGGTATGGGACACTCATCGGTTATTCACTCCAACAATGAAGAAGTCGTTAACAAATTTGCAGATCGCCTGCAAACAGGACGTATCATCGTCAACTCACCTTCCACGCACGGAGCAATCGGCGATATCTACAACACGAATATGCCTTCGCTCACACTGGGATGTGGTTCATACGGACGTAACTCGACTTCGTCGAACGTAACTGCTGTCAACTTAATCAATGTGAAAAGGGTGGCTCGCCGTACCGTGAATATGCAATGGTTCAAAGTACCGAACAAGGTCTACTTCGAAAAAGGTGCGACGCAGTATCTCGCCAAAATGCCGGATATCACCCGTGTTGCAATTATTACGGATGCCATGATGGTGAAGCTCGGTTATGTGGAAAAAGTAGAGCATTATCTGCGCCAACGCCAAATGCCTGTAGCCATTGAAGTGTTCTCGGATGTTGAGCCGGATCCATCCACAACGACAGTAGATCGTGGAACCGAAATGATGCGCCGCTTCCAACCGGACTGCATTATCGCTCTCGGTGGCGGATCACCAATGGATGCTGCCAAAGCGATGTGGTTGTTCTATGAATATCCAGATACAGACTTTAACGATCTGAAGCAAAAGTTCATGGATATCCGCAAACGGATTTACAAATATCCAAGACTCGGCGTAAAAGCAAAATTTGTAGCGATCCCAACAACATCGGGTACGGGTTCGGAAGTGACATCATTTGCTGTTATCACAGATAAAAATCTAGGAAATACCAAATATCCACTGGCTGACTATGAGCTGACTCCTGACGTGGCGATCGTAGACCCTGAGTTTGTATACTCGCTGCCTAGAACAGCTGTAGCTGACACAGGTATGGACGTACTGACACATGCGATTGAAGCTTATGTATCTGTTATGGCGAATGACTATACGGATGGATTAGCGATCAAAGCCATTCAACTCGTGTTCCAGTACTTGGAGCAATCAGCATTACAAGGCGACAAACTGGCACGTGAGAAAATGCATAATGCTTCAACGATTGCCGGTATGGCATTTGCCAACGCATTCTTGGGTATTAACCACAGCTTGGCGCACAAATGGGGCGGTCAGTACCATACAGCCCATGGACGTACCAATGCGATTTTGATGCCACACGTTATTCGATACAACGCGAAAAAACCGACTAAATTCGCATCGTTCCCGAAATACTCGCACTTTGTGGCAGATGAACGATATGCCGAAATTGCCCGCATTCTCGGATTGCCTGCACGCACAACCGAAGAAGGGGTTAACAGCCTAATCAACGCTATACGCAAAATGAACAAAACATTGGGTATCGAGGAATCGTTCCAAGAAATTGGATTCGATGCAAAAGACTTCGAAGCACATGTAGACTATCTGGCTGATCGTGCCTTCGAAGACCAATGTACAACTGCGAATCCGAAGCTACCACTGGTAACAGAATTAGCAGATGTATACCGCAACGCATTCTACGGTAAGTTTGAATAA
- a CDS encoding Crp/Fnr family transcriptional regulator, with amino-acid sequence MREQLVIEKRGNTNCFSDANFNHLLVTMKDRTYPEGTHLYWEGDVSDKLYYMKRGRAQITKSTDEGKELIMYMYQSGDMIGQADPFFGSKHTFSAEVLEDSEIGVLEHKDLEMLICQHCDFAIDFMKWMGIHHRLTQTKFRDLMLYGKPGALCSTLIRLSNSYGEPHGDHMIIHKKITHTDLSNMIGATRESVNRMLSDLRKKDAIEYDNGMIVIKDLKMLQGICHCELCPSEICRI; translated from the coding sequence ATGAGAGAGCAACTAGTCATTGAAAAACGTGGGAATACAAACTGTTTCTCGGACGCGAACTTTAATCATTTACTTGTAACGATGAAAGATAGAACCTATCCCGAAGGAACTCATCTGTATTGGGAGGGCGATGTCTCTGACAAACTTTATTATATGAAAAGAGGCCGTGCCCAGATTACCAAGTCAACTGATGAAGGTAAAGAATTGATCATGTACATGTATCAATCTGGAGATATGATTGGGCAGGCTGATCCTTTCTTCGGTTCGAAGCATACCTTCTCGGCAGAAGTGCTGGAAGACAGCGAAATAGGTGTACTGGAGCATAAAGACCTGGAAATGCTGATCTGTCAGCATTGTGACTTTGCCATTGATTTTATGAAATGGATGGGTATTCACCACCGACTCACCCAGACTAAGTTCCGTGATCTCATGTTATACGGCAAACCTGGCGCGCTCTGCTCTACTTTAATTCGTTTGTCCAATTCCTATGGTGAACCACACGGCGATCATATGATCATCCACAAAAAAATTACGCATACGGATCTGTCCAATATGATTGGCGCTACCCGTGAGAGTGTAAACCGTATGTTAAGTGATCTACGTAAAAAAGACGCGATCGAATATGATAATGGCATGATCGTCATCAAAGATCTGAAAATGCTGCAAGGCATCTGTCACTGTGAACTATGCCCTAGTGAAATCTGCCGGATCTAA